A single region of the Oenococcus kitaharae DSM 17330 genome encodes:
- a CDS encoding ABC transporter substrate-binding protein: MNLKRMSLLLLTLFCVISIAVLEFANYGSTSNSHTIEFFNQKPEVTSGYQELARLYEKTHPNIKVKITTVGNGSGASALQAKFVSGDAPDIVMLGGLPEIDRYHNRLLNLDKLPIQKKIVPSLKSGGRIYGRNLGVAVDIEGYGWAYNKAVFKKAGIDAAQITDYASFKAAVEKLNSQKKALGLSGVFGFNGADTSSITSFSAQFLSQSYHNNLTKAYRSQHLNWRYSKRMAAYVDLVKRYNVKPILSVRYDASVQDLFFHGKVAMIPQGNWIIPTLDQAQKGFSAKNLGMLPYFVKGKGQIMTGSSWYLGITNEHPQREKDAKDFLQWLYNSPESENVIVQQMRYVPPIINFDLNKLPDPLSKEIYRIGTGKHAEVPVHKQFPNGFNQEAIGPNMQRYFANKISWQQFVQRTESQYYQLRQIQGGR, from the coding sequence ATGAATCTGAAAAGAATGTCGCTTTTATTACTCACGCTTTTTTGTGTCATCTCAATTGCTGTTTTAGAATTTGCCAATTACGGCTCGACCAGCAATAGCCATACGATTGAATTTTTCAATCAAAAACCCGAGGTCACGAGCGGCTATCAAGAGCTGGCTCGTTTATACGAGAAGACACATCCCAATATTAAGGTGAAAATTACGACCGTGGGAAACGGCAGTGGTGCTTCGGCTTTACAAGCCAAGTTTGTTTCTGGGGATGCCCCTGATATCGTCATGCTGGGCGGCCTTCCGGAAATCGACCGCTACCATAACCGCCTGCTGAATTTGGACAAACTGCCCATTCAAAAGAAAATCGTGCCGTCTTTGAAAAGCGGCGGTCGAATATACGGCCGCAATCTTGGTGTGGCAGTTGATATTGAAGGCTACGGCTGGGCTTATAACAAAGCTGTCTTTAAAAAAGCCGGCATTGATGCCGCTCAAATCACGGATTATGCCAGTTTTAAAGCAGCCGTCGAAAAATTAAATTCTCAGAAAAAGGCGCTCGGCCTCTCTGGTGTTTTTGGATTTAACGGTGCCGACACCAGTTCGATTACCTCTTTTTCGGCACAATTTTTGTCCCAGTCTTATCACAATAATCTGACAAAAGCCTACCGCAGCCAGCACTTAAACTGGCGTTACAGCAAGCGAATGGCGGCCTATGTTGATTTGGTTAAACGCTATAACGTCAAGCCGATTTTGTCGGTCCGATATGACGCATCTGTCCAAGACTTGTTTTTTCATGGCAAAGTGGCCATGATTCCACAGGGAAACTGGATTATTCCGACTTTGGATCAAGCACAAAAAGGTTTTTCAGCCAAGAATCTTGGCATGCTGCCTTATTTTGTCAAAGGCAAAGGCCAGATTATGACCGGTTCTTCTTGGTACTTAGGCATCACCAACGAACATCCTCAACGGGAAAAAGATGCCAAGGATTTTCTCCAATGGCTTTATAACTCTCCTGAAAGTGAAAATGTGATTGTCCAGCAGATGCGCTATGTCCCGCCGATAATCAATTTTGATCTGAATAAATTACCGGACCCGCTCTCCAAAGAAATTTATCGGATCGGCACCGGCAAACATGCAGAGGTTCCCGTGCACAAACAGTTCCCTAACGGCTTTAATCAAGAGGCTATCGGACCAAACATGCAGCGCTATTTTGCAAATAAGATCAGCTGGCAGCAGTTCGTACAACGCACTGAATCACAGTATTATCAGTTGCGGCAGATCCAAGGAGGCAGATAA
- a CDS encoding carbohydrate ABC transporter permease, with translation MFQKKYYYWLFVLPSLVLISVIILIPFLIGIFYSFTNSNGITASWVGLKNYFLLFSDANFLQSCWLTFLFSLLSVAGINVIALSFALLVTRRDNRFTKFLRTIFFIPNLIGGILLGFIWQFIFIQIFGALGSQLHLSFFNGWLSTPESGLWGLVILFWWQMSGYIMLIYVAFLNAIPRSTIESAKLDGANEGQIFWWIKLPQLAPAFTISLFLTLANSFKLYEQNLALTNGGPFRSTEMIAMNIYNTAFVNYQQGYAQAAGILLFIFVALVSFAQLYFSRKGERQNES, from the coding sequence ATGTTTCAGAAAAAATATTACTACTGGCTTTTTGTCCTACCTAGCCTGGTTCTTATCAGCGTTATCATCCTAATCCCGTTTTTGATCGGAATCTTCTACTCTTTTACAAATTCCAATGGCATCACCGCTTCCTGGGTCGGCCTGAAAAATTACTTTCTGCTTTTCAGCGATGCCAATTTCCTGCAAAGCTGCTGGCTGACCTTCTTGTTCTCACTTTTGTCAGTGGCTGGTATCAATGTGATTGCGCTCAGTTTTGCGCTGCTAGTCACTCGCCGGGATAATCGTTTCACTAAATTCCTGCGGACAATTTTCTTCATTCCAAATCTGATCGGCGGTATTCTGCTGGGATTTATCTGGCAATTTATTTTCATCCAGATCTTTGGTGCTCTTGGCAGCCAGCTGCATCTTTCCTTTTTCAACGGCTGGCTAAGCACGCCTGAGAGCGGCCTGTGGGGCCTGGTTATTCTCTTCTGGTGGCAGATGAGCGGCTATATCATGCTGATTTATGTGGCTTTTCTAAATGCAATTCCGCGCAGTACGATCGAATCAGCAAAATTAGACGGCGCCAACGAAGGGCAAATCTTCTGGTGGATCAAGCTGCCGCAACTAGCACCAGCTTTTACGATCAGCCTTTTCTTAACCTTGGCAAACTCCTTTAAACTCTATGAACAAAACCTGGCTTTAACCAATGGCGGCCCATTCCGGTCAACTGAAATGATCGCGATGAATATTTATAACACAGCCTTCGTCAATTACCAGCAGGGTTATGCGCAAGCAGCTGGTATTCTACTCTTTATCTTCGTCGCCCTGGTTTCCTTTGCCCAGCTTTACTTCTCCAGAAAGGGGGAACGCCAAAATGAAAGCTAA
- a CDS encoding carbohydrate ABC transporter permease, whose protein sequence is MKAKVVRNITWIISVLLALIWLYPFVIVLINSLKTKSDLFSNPLALSRPTFGNYTEAFLSLNYVQSFFNSTLITVTSVLLITLLASMTAYALARTHGKISSIIYYLCAATMLIPFQSIMIPLISLFGRIDFLNRISLILMNTGLALSLSIILYYGAFLGVPASIDEAAMIDGANTVKAFFSVILPSVSPMTGTVVILNAMKIWNDYLLPSLVINKDGMYTIPLRMYFFFGENNSNWQLALAGLVLAIIPIIILFILLQKQIMQSATEGAIK, encoded by the coding sequence ATGAAAGCTAAAGTGGTTAGAAACATTACCTGGATTATCAGTGTTCTGCTGGCCTTAATCTGGTTATATCCATTCGTGATCGTTCTCATCAATTCGCTGAAAACAAAATCAGACTTGTTCAGCAATCCATTAGCGTTATCTCGACCGACTTTCGGTAATTATACCGAGGCATTCCTCTCTTTGAATTACGTCCAAAGTTTTTTCAATTCGACTTTAATCACCGTCACAAGTGTGTTGCTGATTACGCTGCTGGCTTCGATGACGGCGTATGCATTAGCTCGGACACATGGCAAAATCAGCTCGATCATTTATTACCTGTGTGCGGCAACGATGCTGATTCCCTTTCAATCCATTATGATTCCGCTGATTTCTCTGTTCGGACGAATCGATTTTTTGAACCGGATCAGCTTGATTCTCATGAATACAGGCCTGGCCTTGAGTTTATCGATCATCCTGTATTACGGGGCTTTTCTTGGGGTCCCAGCAAGTATTGACGAGGCAGCCATGATTGATGGTGCAAATACTGTCAAGGCCTTCTTCTCAGTTATTCTGCCTTCTGTCTCACCAATGACCGGAACCGTTGTTATTCTAAATGCCATGAAAATATGGAACGACTATCTGCTCCCATCACTGGTGATTAATAAAGACGGCATGTACACCATTCCACTGCGTATGTATTTCTTCTTCGGTGAAAACAATAGTAACTGGCAGCTAGCCCTAGCAGGACTGGTGCTGGCAATTATTCCGATCATCATTCTCTTTATTCTGCTGCAGAAACAGATTATGCAAAGTGCCACTGAAGGTGCAATCAAATAA
- a CDS encoding L,D-transpeptidase → MTRRKLIVLSAWVILLAAFLILFFVTRPKTAGTQSQSSSVQSQTSQAAVSSRKKTAPKVLPAKIDWQAASEKKAYPVFSENPGAWVQVSLKEQLVYVKAQDGRTLYTMYCSSGLDNTTPTGTFYIQAERGPSFFNPSLNEGANYWVSFKDHGVYLFHSVPTSADKSYNAAEAEKLGHPASHGCIRLTVSDAKWFYENVPFNTKVVIGD, encoded by the coding sequence ATGACAAGAAGAAAACTCATTGTCTTATCTGCTTGGGTCATATTATTAGCGGCTTTTTTGATACTCTTTTTTGTCACTCGTCCAAAGACAGCGGGTACCCAGAGCCAAAGTTCGTCTGTTCAATCACAAACCAGTCAGGCTGCCGTCTCCAGTAGAAAAAAAACGGCCCCAAAAGTGCTTCCTGCAAAAATTGATTGGCAGGCCGCATCCGAAAAAAAGGCCTACCCTGTTTTCTCGGAGAATCCCGGGGCTTGGGTGCAAGTCTCTTTAAAAGAACAACTCGTCTATGTCAAGGCCCAGGACGGCCGAACTCTCTATACGATGTATTGTTCATCAGGTTTGGATAATACGACACCAACCGGTACTTTTTATATCCAAGCAGAACGCGGGCCTTCCTTTTTCAATCCATCTCTAAATGAAGGTGCTAACTATTGGGTCTCCTTCAAAGACCATGGCGTTTATCTTTTCCATAGTGTGCCGACCAGCGCTGATAAAAGCTACAATGCGGCCGAAGCTGAGAAACTGGGGCATCCGGCCTCTCATGGCTGCATTCGTCTGACTGTATCTGATGCTAAATGGTTCTATGAAAACGTGCCTTTTAACACAAAAGTTGTCATTGGTGATTAA
- a CDS encoding tyrosine-protein phosphatase codes for MFEKRILNIKGGRNFRDLGGYSTIDNRQVRWGRLFRGAKMADFSARDLKVLKHHKIARVIDFRSLDERLNDPDAYSDSIEEIELPLLNEDTTNSTADANDFRHEPHEFGFAYERMMATYRNMVVDEFSQQTLQVFFRYLLDGSQGALLFHCTKGKDRTGLASALFLSAVGVDKETVFRDYALSDQFNQPENEAHLTKMIQQGASDADIDNAKHFIMTDPDYLANAFAAMSEVAGSPQAYLTQIIGLDQDSLAELKQRYLR; via the coding sequence ATGTTCGAGAAACGTATTTTAAATATCAAAGGCGGCCGAAACTTTCGAGATTTGGGCGGCTATTCGACAATTGACAATCGACAAGTTCGCTGGGGACGCCTTTTTCGCGGCGCTAAGATGGCCGATTTTTCAGCTCGTGATTTAAAAGTACTTAAGCATCATAAAATTGCACGTGTGATTGATTTTAGAAGCTTAGATGAACGTTTAAATGACCCGGATGCCTATTCGGATTCAATTGAAGAGATCGAACTTCCTTTGCTAAACGAGGATACGACCAACTCCACAGCCGATGCCAATGATTTTCGGCATGAACCGCACGAGTTTGGTTTTGCCTATGAGCGAATGATGGCTACTTATCGCAACATGGTTGTCGATGAATTTTCCCAGCAGACCCTACAGGTTTTTTTTCGCTATTTATTGGACGGCAGCCAAGGCGCTTTACTTTTCCATTGCACAAAGGGCAAAGATCGGACCGGCTTGGCCTCGGCACTGTTTTTATCTGCGGTTGGCGTTGACAAAGAGACTGTTTTCCGGGATTACGCGCTGTCTGATCAATTTAATCAGCCGGAAAATGAAGCTCATTTAACCAAAATGATTCAACAAGGTGCTTCAGATGCTGATATTGATAATGCTAAACATTTCATCATGACAGATCCGGATTATCTGGCAAACGCTTTTGCTGCCATGAGTGAGGTAGCTGGCAGTCCACAAGCCTATCTCACGCAGATAATCGGTTTGGATCAGGATAGTTTGGCTGAATTAAAACAGCGTTATCTACGTTAA
- the upp gene encoding uracil phosphoribosyltransferase has translation MSKFTVIDHPLIQHKLRILRDKNTSTKDFRELVNEIATLMAYEVSRDMQLEDVEIDTPVAHTTVKQLTGKKVAVVPILRAGLGMVDGVVKLIPAARIGHIGMYRDEKTLEPHEYFIKLPEDIEKREVIVVDPMLATGGSAKDAIAALKKRGARYIKLMVLVAAPEGVKAVQAADPDVDIFAAALDDHLNDKGYIVPGLGDAGDRLFGTK, from the coding sequence ATGTCTAAATTTACAGTTATTGATCATCCGCTGATTCAGCACAAGTTGAGGATTTTGCGTGACAAGAATACGAGCACAAAAGATTTTCGCGAGCTGGTCAACGAAATTGCCACTTTGATGGCCTATGAAGTCAGCCGGGATATGCAGCTGGAAGATGTCGAAATCGACACGCCGGTCGCACATACGACCGTCAAACAATTAACCGGAAAAAAGGTGGCGGTTGTGCCGATTCTGCGTGCAGGATTGGGCATGGTCGATGGCGTTGTCAAATTAATTCCAGCTGCTCGTATTGGCCACATCGGTATGTATCGAGACGAGAAAACACTGGAGCCGCATGAATACTTTATCAAGCTGCCTGAAGATATCGAGAAGCGTGAAGTGATCGTGGTTGATCCCATGCTGGCAACGGGCGGTTCGGCTAAAGACGCGATCGCGGCATTAAAAAAACGTGGTGCTCGTTATATTAAATTGATGGTGCTAGTTGCGGCACCTGAAGGTGTCAAAGCTGTTCAGGCGGCTGATCCGGATGTTGATATTTTTGCAGCAGCACTAGATGATCATTTGAACGATAAAGGCTACATCGTCCCAGGCTTGGGTGATGCCGGAGATCGTTTATTCGGCACTAAGTAA
- a CDS encoding L-threonylcarbamoyladenylate synthase yields the protein MTLLLHTNDQDIQRAADILAKGGVVAFPTETVYGIGADATKSEPVDKVFAAKKRPHDNPLIVTVSDDQMLRRFAKLDQRAEKLIAHFWPGSLTLILPLLDDEILPSNVTAGLSTAAFRNPKSQVTRNLISLFNNPIVGPSANLSTKPSTTTAAHVMHDMAGRIDAVIDDGPSQIGVESTIVDLSVPDATILRPGAVTADEIAAVIGEKVIDPSSPITVAKGVAPKAPGMKYRHYAPSKEVIIFQAEDAEQLKTVLKPSDAVLALTDILAKFDLPEERSWSLGQNADSAAEELFSALRAFDDRDSVQRIYVQGLAKKGIGEAYMNRLEKSAGGQHFHLE from the coding sequence GTGACATTACTATTACATACGAATGATCAGGATATTCAGCGGGCAGCTGATATTTTGGCAAAAGGGGGCGTGGTAGCCTTTCCTACTGAGACAGTCTACGGCATTGGTGCTGATGCAACCAAATCCGAGCCGGTTGATAAAGTTTTTGCAGCAAAAAAAAGGCCTCATGATAATCCTTTAATTGTGACTGTTTCCGATGACCAGATGCTCCGTCGATTTGCCAAATTAGATCAACGGGCTGAGAAATTGATTGCTCACTTCTGGCCGGGTTCTTTGACTTTGATTCTGCCTTTACTTGATGATGAAATTCTGCCAAGTAATGTTACGGCTGGCCTGTCGACGGCGGCTTTTCGAAATCCCAAAAGTCAAGTCACGAGAAACCTGATCAGTCTTTTCAACAACCCAATCGTCGGGCCTTCAGCTAATTTATCGACCAAACCCTCAACAACAACGGCTGCGCATGTGATGCATGATATGGCCGGCCGAATCGATGCTGTAATTGATGACGGCCCTTCACAAATTGGTGTTGAATCGACGATTGTTGATTTATCAGTTCCCGACGCCACGATTCTCCGTCCTGGTGCGGTCACAGCTGATGAGATTGCAGCAGTGATTGGGGAAAAAGTCATTGACCCAAGTTCACCAATTACGGTGGCCAAAGGTGTTGCACCAAAAGCACCCGGCATGAAATACCGCCACTATGCGCCAAGCAAAGAAGTGATTATTTTTCAGGCTGAGGATGCTGAACAACTAAAAACAGTGCTGAAACCCAGTGATGCGGTTTTGGCTTTGACGGACATATTAGCGAAGTTTGACCTTCCTGAGGAGCGAAGCTGGTCATTGGGCCAGAACGCCGATTCTGCTGCCGAAGAATTGTTTTCTGCCTTGCGTGCCTTTGACGACCGCGACAGCGTTCAGAGAATTTATGTCCAGGGCTTGGCGAAAAAAGGCATCGGAGAAGCTTACATGAATCGTTTGGAAAAGTCAGCTGGCGGCCAACATTTTCATTTGGAATGA
- the prmC gene encoding peptide chain release factor N(5)-glutamine methyltransferase, whose amino-acid sequence MTTLRKIRNDFFKTSIDFETIDLFLRGELNLNNTELLLKFSDEIPDKTERQLRSDFQQVVLGKPVQYVLGFANFYGRHFKVDSRVLIPEVETAELIDHVKDAELLPLDPDFAILDVGTGSGNIAITLALELKAEKVLAVDISRKALNLARENAQNLSASNVKFVLSDLLDNVTGQFDLIVSNPPYISQGAGSVDKQVLDYEPHQALFAGEDGLDVYRRLIPEMVSHLKKDGYAIFEMDDAQGPAISKLIQASFPKAEPEIFQDMAGLNRFIAWRN is encoded by the coding sequence ATGACGACTTTACGCAAAATAAGAAATGATTTTTTTAAGACGTCGATTGATTTTGAAACAATCGATCTTTTTTTGCGTGGTGAATTAAACTTAAATAATACCGAATTGCTGCTGAAATTTTCCGATGAAATTCCAGACAAAACAGAACGACAATTAAGGTCGGATTTCCAGCAGGTTGTCTTGGGCAAACCGGTTCAATACGTGTTGGGTTTTGCAAATTTTTACGGGCGTCATTTTAAAGTTGATTCGCGAGTTTTGATTCCGGAAGTCGAGACAGCCGAGCTGATCGATCATGTAAAAGACGCGGAGCTGCTGCCTTTGGATCCGGATTTCGCTATTTTGGATGTGGGCACCGGCAGCGGCAATATTGCCATTACGCTGGCTTTGGAATTAAAAGCTGAAAAAGTGTTAGCAGTTGACATAAGTAGGAAAGCCTTGAATTTGGCTAGGGAAAACGCACAAAATCTCTCGGCTTCCAATGTGAAATTTGTTTTATCTGATTTATTGGACAATGTTACCGGCCAATTTGATTTGATTGTTTCTAATCCGCCTTACATTTCCCAAGGCGCTGGTAGTGTCGACAAGCAGGTATTGGATTATGAGCCTCATCAAGCGCTCTTTGCCGGAGAAGATGGTTTGGATGTCTACCGCCGCTTGATACCGGAAATGGTTAGCCATTTAAAAAAGGACGGATATGCTATTTTTGAGATGGATGATGCCCAAGGCCCGGCGATTTCCAAACTGATTCAAGCTAGTTTTCCCAAGGCCGAGCCGGAAATCTTTCAGGATATGGCCGGCCTTAATCGTTTTATTGCATGGAGGAATTGA
- the prfA gene encoding peptide chain release factor 1: protein MDKFFAQIEKVVDRFDELNELLADPEVTADSNKYTKYAKELGEITPIAENYQQYKKNAQEIADDKKLLADKEMAELAKTELAVLEPAQDKLAQELKLMMIPKDPNDDKNIIIEIRGAAGGDEANLFAGDLLNMYARYSQSQNWQFEIVDQTPGEAGGFKEVVANISGEKVYSKLKFESGAHRVQRVPVTETQGRVHTSTATVGVMPEFEDIDSDDLIDPKDVREDVYRSSGAGGQHINKTSSAVRLVHLPTGIKVEMQEQRSQQQNRAKAWQILRSRVYDHFSQENRELYDQQRRTKIGNGDRSQRIRTYNFPQNRVTDHRINFTLNKLDRVMNGDLEEIIDALIIADQTKQLEEMI, encoded by the coding sequence ATGGATAAATTTTTTGCCCAAATAGAAAAAGTCGTTGATCGTTTTGACGAATTAAACGAACTGCTGGCCGATCCGGAAGTAACGGCAGACAGTAATAAATACACAAAGTACGCCAAGGAATTAGGGGAGATCACGCCAATTGCCGAAAACTATCAGCAGTACAAAAAAAATGCTCAGGAAATTGCAGACGATAAAAAACTTTTAGCCGATAAGGAAATGGCTGAGTTAGCCAAAACGGAATTGGCTGTACTAGAACCCGCTCAAGACAAACTGGCTCAAGAACTGAAACTCATGATGATTCCAAAGGATCCCAATGATGATAAAAACATTATTATTGAAATCCGGGGTGCAGCAGGCGGGGATGAAGCCAACTTGTTCGCCGGTGATCTGTTGAACATGTACGCACGCTATTCGCAGTCTCAGAATTGGCAGTTTGAAATTGTCGATCAGACACCTGGTGAAGCTGGTGGTTTTAAAGAAGTAGTAGCCAATATTTCCGGAGAGAAAGTTTACAGCAAACTCAAATTCGAATCCGGTGCGCATCGTGTTCAGCGTGTGCCTGTTACCGAAACACAGGGACGTGTTCACACGAGTACGGCCACAGTCGGAGTGATGCCGGAATTTGAAGATATCGATAGTGACGATCTGATTGATCCTAAAGACGTGCGTGAAGATGTCTATCGTTCTTCGGGAGCCGGCGGCCAGCATATCAATAAGACGAGTTCGGCTGTTCGACTGGTGCATTTGCCGACAGGTATCAAAGTGGAGATGCAGGAGCAGCGTTCTCAGCAGCAGAATCGTGCTAAAGCCTGGCAGATTCTGCGTTCGCGTGTTTACGATCATTTTTCTCAAGAAAATCGGGAGCTCTATGATCAGCAAAGAAGGACTAAAATTGGTAACGGCGATCGTTCTCAACGCATCAGGACTTATAATTTTCCGCAGAACCGTGTGACAGACCATCGTATCAATTTCACCTTGAATAAGTTGGATCGTGTCATGAATGGTGATTTAGAAGAAATCATTGATGCACTGATCATTGCCGATCAGACAAAGCAGCTTGAGGAAATGATTTAA
- the accA gene encoding acetyl-CoA carboxylase carboxyltransferase subunit alpha, producing MTEEKAISAAEVVKQARSDGKSDSRQLIDQLLTDFHEFHGDRHSGDDPAIIAGIGRLFDQPITLIATQKGIEVKDRLATHFGSPEPWGYRKAIRLMRQAERFNRPVLTLVNTPGAFPGVDAEKGGQGEAIASCIATMMSLKVPVIALIFGEGGSGGALALASADQVWMTAHSEYSVLSPEGFASILWKDAKRSAEAAELMGLTPKALLDDGIVDQIIAEPLDITALKQQLITEFKELFAMPATKLVDQRYARFRKF from the coding sequence ATGACAGAAGAGAAAGCCATTTCTGCTGCCGAAGTTGTCAAACAAGCCCGTAGCGATGGCAAAAGCGACAGTCGACAATTAATTGATCAGCTGCTGACAGACTTTCACGAATTCCATGGTGACCGTCATAGCGGCGACGATCCAGCCATTATTGCTGGTATCGGCCGTCTATTTGACCAGCCGATCACATTGATTGCGACACAAAAAGGGATTGAAGTCAAAGATCGTCTGGCTACGCATTTTGGCAGTCCGGAGCCTTGGGGCTACCGTAAGGCCATTCGCTTGATGAGACAAGCTGAACGTTTTAACCGGCCTGTCTTAACTCTGGTCAATACGCCGGGCGCTTTTCCAGGTGTTGATGCTGAAAAAGGCGGACAAGGCGAAGCAATTGCTTCTTGCATCGCGACCATGATGTCGTTAAAAGTCCCTGTGATTGCTCTGATCTTTGGTGAAGGCGGCAGCGGTGGTGCCTTGGCGCTGGCTAGTGCTGATCAGGTATGGATGACAGCACATAGTGAGTATTCGGTCTTATCTCCAGAGGGTTTTGCCTCGATCTTATGGAAAGATGCTAAGCGCTCTGCCGAAGCAGCTGAATTAATGGGCCTGACTCCCAAGGCCTTGCTGGATGACGGTATCGTCGACCAGATTATTGCCGAACCGTTGGATATCACAGCTTTAAAACAGCAGTTAATCACTGAATTTAAAGAATTATTTGCAATGCCGGCAACGAAATTAGTTGATCAGCGCTATGCGCGTTTTCGGAAATTTTAA
- a CDS encoding acetyl-CoA carboxylase carboxyltransferase subunit beta, with product MTWFDRLTSFSKQQTDKLLHTYSSQIPSGIIRECPKCHGRFYYRRLGNMEICPDCGYAFRIPARKRLKILSSDVTEWDEDVVSTDPLSFPGYQEKLAKARKTTKLNESVWTGRVRLNKYLAAVGIMDPFFVMGSLGQATGEKLARLFERATEQKLPVILFTASGGARMQEGIHSLMQMAKITAAVTRHADAGLLYIVVLTDPTTGGVTASFAMEADITLAEPKALVAFAGRRVIEQTTGGKLPDDFQSVEKLQENGFVDEIVPRQNLTQELESLLALNQQRIWGAAI from the coding sequence ATGACCTGGTTTGACCGATTAACAAGTTTCTCAAAACAGCAGACCGATAAACTGCTCCATACCTATTCATCACAGATTCCTTCGGGGATTATACGTGAATGTCCGAAATGCCACGGGCGTTTTTATTATCGGCGTCTTGGCAATATGGAAATTTGTCCTGATTGCGGTTATGCTTTTCGGATTCCAGCCAGAAAACGTCTGAAAATCTTATCCAGCGATGTCACTGAATGGGATGAAGATGTTGTCAGCACTGATCCTTTGTCATTTCCAGGCTATCAGGAAAAATTAGCTAAGGCTCGGAAAACCACTAAGTTGAATGAAAGTGTCTGGACTGGGCGCGTTCGTTTGAATAAGTATTTGGCAGCAGTCGGTATCATGGATCCCTTTTTTGTGATGGGCAGTCTGGGTCAGGCGACCGGAGAAAAATTAGCACGGCTTTTTGAACGCGCCACTGAACAGAAACTGCCAGTTATTCTATTCACTGCTTCTGGCGGCGCGCGGATGCAGGAGGGGATTCATTCCTTAATGCAGATGGCTAAGATTACCGCAGCTGTTACCCGGCATGCTGATGCTGGATTATTGTACATTGTTGTTTTGACCGATCCAACCACTGGCGGCGTGACGGCCAGCTTTGCCATGGAAGCCGACATCACACTAGCCGAACCTAAGGCATTAGTAGCCTTTGCGGGCCGACGTGTGATTGAGCAGACGACGGGTGGCAAATTGCCGGACGATTTTCAAAGTGTTGAAAAACTGCAGGAAAACGGTTTTGTCGATGAAATTGTCCCGCGCCAGAATTTAACTCAGGAACTTGAATCTCTGCTGGCTTTAAATCAACAGCGTATATGGGGGGCAGCGATATGA